The following proteins are encoded in a genomic region of Sorangiineae bacterium MSr12523:
- a CDS encoding HAD-IC family P-type ATPase yields MDGRTPSPASTTHACPACGKKIDPLRAGEVAILEGQFFYFCDRTCKRDYVSSAGSMSVLQRFTADPPPVAPSAVPIIKPPPTTHTNGAREAVPPPAESWPDLDEPRLSSRSLPETEPLVTGHEPYDSAEELQHEESPALSHRAAAIEEAPYEEEPVEEPPPDEEEPAPAHAPDPAPPPAPEAEEEREIGIGIGRAESHAEERGWRAFLRAKQDPLAYAGAALGVLAAVVALAGAQVAREPLAVLACAIWLVRVFTSRHDRALAHPYIAAFPPVLALIAALWAAGGHEANAGSLASFAGLCAAAALVIAVRVDRALEPMAHHRARIAEALDVRVRVVRGAETLELYPAQVKPGEHVIVEAGEVVGVDAIVAAGEATVIPWIDGPAEARKKEGDAIVAGAKVVSGTLRLMTTWAAHERAWVRLLLDPDLRIDVAAPLARGTRLLLERGVPIAALLVGVAVIANDGHGPAVLAAVAAAAMALGVWGVGAALALYYAQGQAEALSYGIVFKDARAFQDAGVADVAVVCSRGTVLMGEPEIVALEPLGSLEENRVLALAAGAETASSHPFASAILRAAQSRGIRIENVRNATAHAGLGVTALSARGERLVVGSRALLLEERVSVALADTRVSELEGQGRSVLLVALGGKLVGLVALQDGLRAGARAAVQRLHDARIEPVLLSGEARDTCETLGRALDIDHIRPEVLPTDRGTEVRALREGGHAVAVLGHPQSDDAALGAADVSVALSAAGATPGEWSVALASDDVRHAALALALARTTRERTRLAFILGIAPGVAVTLALAAGLLPLVIAPIAAVVATLGTLAHARARESRIA; encoded by the coding sequence ATGGATGGGCGCACACCTTCCCCTGCTTCGACGACGCATGCGTGTCCCGCGTGCGGCAAGAAGATCGACCCGCTCCGGGCGGGGGAGGTGGCGATCCTCGAGGGCCAGTTCTTCTATTTCTGCGATCGCACCTGCAAGCGCGACTATGTCTCGAGCGCCGGCTCGATGTCGGTGCTCCAACGCTTCACGGCGGATCCTCCGCCGGTGGCGCCCAGCGCCGTGCCGATCATCAAGCCGCCACCAACGACGCACACGAACGGCGCGCGCGAGGCGGTTCCTCCCCCCGCCGAATCGTGGCCCGATTTGGACGAGCCGCGGCTGTCATCGCGCTCGCTGCCCGAGACGGAGCCCCTGGTCACGGGGCACGAGCCCTACGATTCGGCCGAGGAGCTGCAGCACGAAGAGTCTCCCGCGCTGAGCCACCGCGCGGCGGCGATCGAAGAGGCGCCCTACGAGGAGGAGCCGGTGGAAGAGCCCCCTCCGGACGAGGAGGAGCCTGCGCCGGCTCACGCACCCGATCCCGCTCCCCCCCCCGCTCCCGAGGCGGAAGAGGAACGAGAAATCGGCATCGGAATCGGGAGGGCGGAGAGTCACGCCGAGGAACGCGGATGGCGGGCTTTTCTCCGGGCCAAGCAGGATCCCCTTGCGTATGCCGGCGCGGCCTTGGGTGTGCTCGCTGCGGTGGTGGCGCTCGCAGGGGCGCAGGTGGCGCGGGAGCCGCTCGCCGTGCTGGCGTGCGCGATTTGGCTCGTCCGCGTGTTCACCTCGCGACACGATCGGGCGCTGGCCCACCCCTACATTGCGGCATTTCCGCCGGTTCTCGCGCTCATCGCGGCGCTTTGGGCCGCCGGGGGGCACGAGGCAAACGCCGGCTCGCTGGCGTCGTTCGCGGGGCTATGTGCCGCGGCCGCGCTGGTGATTGCGGTTCGCGTCGATCGCGCGCTCGAGCCGATGGCACACCATCGCGCACGCATCGCCGAAGCGCTCGACGTGCGCGTTCGCGTGGTGCGCGGCGCCGAGACGTTGGAGCTGTACCCCGCGCAGGTGAAGCCAGGCGAACATGTCATCGTCGAAGCCGGCGAGGTGGTCGGCGTCGACGCCATCGTGGCCGCGGGTGAGGCCACGGTGATTCCGTGGATCGATGGCCCCGCCGAGGCGCGCAAAAAAGAGGGCGACGCCATCGTTGCGGGTGCCAAAGTCGTTTCGGGCACCCTTCGCTTGATGACCACGTGGGCCGCGCACGAGCGCGCGTGGGTGCGCCTTCTGCTGGATCCCGATCTTCGCATCGACGTCGCGGCACCGCTGGCCCGCGGAACGCGGCTGCTCTTGGAGCGCGGCGTGCCCATTGCGGCGCTGCTCGTGGGCGTGGCGGTCATCGCCAACGATGGACACGGACCCGCGGTGCTGGCCGCCGTCGCCGCGGCGGCCATGGCGCTGGGCGTGTGGGGCGTGGGGGCGGCGCTGGCCCTGTACTACGCGCAAGGTCAGGCCGAGGCTCTGAGCTATGGCATCGTCTTCAAGGACGCGCGTGCCTTCCAGGATGCGGGTGTCGCCGACGTTGCGGTGGTGTGCTCCCGCGGCACCGTGTTGATGGGCGAGCCCGAGATCGTGGCCCTGGAGCCGCTCGGCTCCCTCGAGGAAAACCGCGTCCTGGCGCTGGCCGCCGGCGCGGAAACCGCGTCGAGCCATCCCTTTGCGTCGGCCATTTTGCGTGCGGCACAATCGCGCGGGATCCGCATCGAAAACGTGCGCAACGCCACCGCGCATGCGGGCCTTGGTGTCACCGCGCTTTCCGCCCGCGGCGAGCGGCTCGTCGTGGGAAGTCGCGCCCTCTTGCTCGAGGAACGCGTGAGCGTGGCACTCGCGGATACGCGCGTGTCGGAGCTCGAGGGCCAGGGCCGCAGCGTGCTCCTCGTGGCGTTGGGCGGCAAGCTCGTAGGCCTCGTGGCACTGCAAGACGGCCTGCGCGCGGGAGCCCGCGCCGCCGTGCAACGATTGCATGATGCACGCATCGAGCCCGTGCTCCTGAGCGGCGAAGCGCGCGACACGTGTGAGACCCTGGGGCGCGCCCTAGACATCGATCACATTCGCCCCGAGGTCCTTCCCACCGATCGCGGCACCGAGGTGCGGGCCCTGCGCGAAGGTGGTCACGCGGTGGCGGTCCTCGGTCATCCGCAGTCCGACGACGCCGCGCTGGGCGCCGCCGACGTGTCCGTTGCGCTCTCCGCGGCGGGGGCCACGCCGGGCGAATGGTCCGTGGCGCTTGCCTCCGACGACGTCCGTCACGCCGCGCTGGCCCTTGCATTGGCGCGCACCACCCGCGAGCGCACGCGCCTCGCCTTCATCTTGGGCATTGCGCCCGGGGTCGCCGTCACCTTGGCCCTCGCCGCAGGCCTCTTGCCGCTCGTCATCGCCCCCATCGCCGCCGTCGTCGCGACCTTGGGAACGTTGGCCCACGCCCGTGCGCGCGAATCGCGCATCGCGTGA
- a CDS encoding aspartate aminotransferase family protein, whose product MPSPQEELLEIAKRRLYGNYRPAQVVFTRGKGCDLYDVDGNRYLDLCAGVAVDCVGHAHPTLTSAIAEQAGRLMHVSNYFYNEPNIRLADELCRRSGFARAFFCNTGTEANEALLKMSRRYFYGQGQTNRARIIAFDNAFHGRTLGAVSMTGTPKYREGFGVPGNVTHVPYGDLEAVRKAMGPDVAAVIAEPVQGEGGVFPAPPGFFSGLRALCDEHGALFLVDEVQTGIGRTGRFLAFEKDHVMPDAVALAKGLGGGFPIGAMLTTEKLADALPPGTHGSTFGGNPLACTAALTVLRILDEEKLVEGARTKGAALIGMLEDLVRDFPQTCEGARGDGLLVGLILREGFVARDVLPLIQAQGVLLIAAGERVIRFAPPLVVTEAELARGVTALRTVVAELDKKRRA is encoded by the coding sequence ATGCCATCCCCCCAAGAAGAACTGCTCGAGATTGCCAAGCGCCGCCTTTATGGAAACTATCGCCCCGCGCAGGTCGTGTTCACCCGCGGCAAGGGTTGCGATCTCTATGACGTCGACGGCAATCGTTACCTGGATCTCTGTGCGGGTGTGGCCGTCGACTGCGTGGGCCATGCGCATCCGACCCTGACGAGCGCCATCGCCGAGCAGGCGGGGCGCTTGATGCACGTTTCGAATTACTTCTACAACGAGCCGAACATCCGCCTCGCGGACGAGCTCTGTCGCCGCAGCGGCTTCGCGCGCGCGTTCTTCTGCAACACCGGCACGGAGGCCAACGAGGCGCTCCTCAAAATGTCGCGCCGTTATTTCTATGGCCAGGGCCAGACGAATCGTGCGCGCATCATTGCCTTCGACAACGCCTTCCACGGGCGCACGCTCGGTGCGGTGTCGATGACCGGCACGCCGAAGTACCGCGAGGGGTTCGGTGTTCCCGGCAACGTGACCCACGTGCCGTACGGCGATCTCGAGGCCGTGCGCAAGGCGATGGGGCCCGACGTGGCCGCCGTCATCGCGGAGCCCGTCCAAGGCGAAGGCGGCGTCTTCCCCGCGCCGCCCGGCTTCTTCTCCGGCCTGCGCGCCTTGTGCGACGAGCACGGGGCGCTCTTTTTGGTCGACGAAGTGCAGACCGGCATCGGGCGCACCGGCCGCTTCCTCGCGTTCGAAAAGGACCACGTGATGCCTGACGCCGTCGCCTTGGCGAAAGGGCTGGGCGGTGGCTTTCCCATCGGGGCCATGCTCACCACGGAAAAGCTGGCCGATGCGCTTCCGCCGGGCACGCACGGGTCCACGTTCGGTGGCAACCCGCTGGCATGCACCGCGGCGCTCACCGTGCTGCGCATTCTCGACGAGGAGAAGCTCGTCGAGGGAGCACGCACCAAGGGCGCGGCGCTGATTGGGATGCTCGAGGATCTGGTCCGCGACTTCCCGCAGACGTGCGAAGGCGCTCGCGGTGACGGGCTTCTCGTGGGGCTGATCCTGCGCGAAGGCTTCGTCGCGCGCGATGTGCTGCCGCTCATTCAAGCGCAGGGCGTGCTGCTCATCGCCGCCGGCGAGCGCGTGATTCGCTTTGCCCCGCCGCTCGTGGTCACGGAGGCCGAGCTTGCGCGCGGCGTGACGGCGCTTCGTACGGTGGTGGCCGAGCTGGACAAGAAGCGGCGAGCCTGA
- a CDS encoding HAD hydrolase family protein, with protein MIPLSSLDTATACSLRGLLFDLDDTFLSHGLLTRAAYEALWKLHDAGLRLVAVTGRPSGWGEIIVRQWPIDGAVTENGAVHLVREGRGIARLEACDEAERRRRRIRLAQLVERVRAEVPEARLADDVEARRSDVTWDIGERVHLPRERVDAIAAIIVDEGARTTRSSVHVHATFDTDDKASGTVRFLRERFSEDAGRSLVAYAFAGDSGNDAACFAAFRTTFGVANVRPYLERLTVPPRYVAQKAMGEGFAEIAEILLERRSKGDATRRLL; from the coding sequence ATGATCCCGCTCTCTTCGCTCGACACCGCGACGGCGTGCTCGCTGCGCGGTCTGCTGTTCGATCTGGACGACACCTTTCTCTCGCACGGCCTGCTCACCCGCGCAGCCTACGAGGCGCTCTGGAAGCTGCACGATGCCGGCCTTCGCCTGGTGGCCGTGACCGGGCGGCCCAGTGGCTGGGGCGAGATCATCGTCCGGCAGTGGCCCATCGACGGTGCGGTCACCGAAAATGGGGCCGTGCACCTCGTGCGCGAAGGACGCGGCATCGCGCGGCTCGAGGCGTGCGACGAGGCCGAGCGGCGGCGGCGACGCATCCGCCTCGCGCAGCTCGTCGAGCGGGTTCGCGCAGAGGTGCCCGAAGCCCGCTTGGCCGACGATGTCGAAGCGCGGCGTTCCGACGTGACGTGGGACATCGGCGAGCGCGTGCACCTGCCGCGCGAACGCGTCGATGCCATCGCGGCCATCATCGTGGACGAAGGAGCGCGCACCACGCGTTCCAGTGTTCACGTGCATGCCACGTTCGACACCGACGACAAGGCTTCCGGCACAGTCCGTTTCTTGCGCGAACGCTTCTCCGAGGACGCGGGGCGAAGCCTCGTTGCGTACGCTTTTGCCGGCGACAGCGGCAACGATGCCGCGTGTTTTGCGGCATTTCGGACCACCTTTGGCGTGGCCAACGTTCGCCCGTACCTGGAACGGCTCACGGTTCCGCCCCGCTACGTCGCCCAAAAGGCCATGGGCGAAGGATTCGCCGAAATCGCGGAGATCTTGCTCGAGCGCCGCAGCAAAGGAGACGCGACGCGGCGACTGCTATAA
- a CDS encoding class I SAM-dependent rRNA methyltransferase, whose product MPTVHLKPGHVQPVWAGHPWIYAQAIHRMDGGVAAGDEVSVLDPRGNLLGRGFYSPGSSIPVRLLVRDAETPLDAAFFREKLERALTWRARLGLPSREGEKTTGYRLVHAEGDGLPGLIVDRFDDVLAVQFLTSGMKRREDMVLSALEQLLAPRAIVDRTPAATAKHEGFTANAGIVRGEADAQNREAGFAFYERGLSFRIPFELGQKTGYYFDQRGLRARVEQLALGRSVLDAYSFVGPFALAAARGGANSVTSVDESGLAIQVAESCARDNGLEGRINFVKADARKALRDAGNEGGHDLVIVDPPRLAPTRGSREGALMAYAKLAELGCRATKPGGDLILCSCSSAVDMQALTRSLAIGALHANMQAFIWERAFQGADHPVSAAFPEGLYLKALLARIEKR is encoded by the coding sequence ATGCCGACTGTGCACCTAAAGCCTGGGCACGTTCAGCCCGTCTGGGCTGGACACCCTTGGATTTACGCACAAGCCATTCATCGAATGGACGGAGGCGTCGCCGCGGGCGACGAAGTCTCCGTGCTGGATCCCCGCGGCAATCTCCTGGGGCGCGGATTTTACTCCCCTGGATCCTCCATTCCGGTCCGCCTGCTGGTTCGCGATGCGGAAACTCCGCTGGATGCGGCCTTCTTTCGCGAAAAGCTCGAGCGCGCCCTCACGTGGCGCGCGAGGCTCGGTTTGCCCAGCCGCGAAGGTGAAAAGACCACCGGGTACCGCCTGGTGCACGCCGAGGGCGATGGCCTTCCGGGCCTCATCGTCGATCGCTTCGACGACGTGCTTGCGGTGCAATTTCTCACTTCGGGCATGAAGCGCCGCGAGGACATGGTGCTTTCGGCGCTGGAGCAACTGCTCGCGCCCCGGGCCATCGTCGATCGGACACCGGCGGCCACCGCGAAGCACGAAGGCTTCACCGCCAACGCGGGCATCGTCCGCGGCGAGGCCGACGCGCAGAATCGCGAGGCGGGTTTCGCCTTTTACGAGCGCGGTCTGTCGTTTCGCATCCCCTTCGAGCTGGGTCAAAAGACGGGGTACTACTTCGACCAGCGCGGGCTTCGCGCGCGGGTCGAGCAGCTGGCCCTCGGGCGCAGCGTCCTCGATGCGTACAGCTTCGTGGGGCCTTTTGCCCTGGCTGCGGCGCGCGGGGGGGCCAACAGCGTGACCTCCGTCGACGAGAGTGGGTTGGCCATTCAAGTTGCGGAAAGTTGTGCGCGCGACAATGGGCTCGAGGGCCGGATCAACTTCGTGAAGGCGGATGCACGCAAGGCGCTGCGCGATGCGGGCAACGAGGGCGGCCATGACCTGGTCATCGTCGACCCACCGCGTCTGGCCCCGACGCGCGGCTCGCGCGAAGGCGCGCTCATGGCATACGCGAAGCTCGCCGAGTTGGGGTGCCGCGCCACCAAGCCGGGCGGGGACCTCATCTTGTGTTCGTGTTCGTCGGCCGTGGACATGCAAGCACTTACGCGCTCGCTGGCCATCGGGGCACTTCACGCCAACATGCAGGCGTTCATCTGGGAGCGCGCCTTCCAAGGCGCCGACCATCCCGTGAGCGCGGCGTTTCCCGAGGGGCTCTACCTGAAGGCGCTTCTCGCACGCATCGAAAAACGATGA
- a CDS encoding porin family protein produces the protein MTSNQKAVRTIFLSALGLSLSALSGTALAQQPAPGASSNCPPGSWFCNDAAKANGNAGAAPSNGQLQPLPGTAPAPAAASVEVGAPAPAAAPAAPAAPAPAGTPVAPPVVVYQPAPPPVVVVQGRVDAPPPYQYTPRPNNRLPYNRQEWGLNLRLEGAILGRDKADNSGMGGGGLALRFKPSPYFGIEAGVDFLGGKDYYGDRRGEVNFSVSGLVFVNPRSRVQVYFPLGVDWATASINRDGSRSPGWSDSRYYYFGGHAGVGLEFRVARHFALNLAMIGFIRGRTDAGKERNPEFVEAGTGRTSNTSGGGLFQGGMTIYF, from the coding sequence ATGACGAGCAACCAGAAGGCGGTCAGGACGATTTTTCTCTCGGCCCTTGGGCTCTCCCTTTCCGCGCTCTCAGGGACGGCGTTGGCCCAGCAACCTGCACCCGGTGCTTCGTCGAACTGTCCGCCCGGCAGTTGGTTCTGCAACGACGCGGCGAAGGCCAATGGGAATGCGGGCGCTGCGCCGTCGAATGGTCAACTGCAGCCGCTCCCTGGGACCGCGCCGGCACCGGCAGCTGCCAGCGTCGAAGTCGGCGCCCCCGCACCGGCCGCGGCTCCGGCAGCACCTGCGGCCCCGGCACCTGCCGGCACGCCCGTCGCGCCGCCCGTGGTGGTGTACCAGCCCGCGCCGCCGCCCGTGGTGGTCGTGCAAGGCCGGGTCGATGCGCCGCCGCCTTACCAGTACACCCCGCGCCCGAACAACCGGCTGCCGTACAACCGGCAAGAGTGGGGTTTGAACCTTCGCCTCGAGGGCGCCATCCTCGGCAGGGACAAGGCGGACAACTCCGGCATGGGCGGTGGCGGTCTCGCGCTGCGTTTCAAGCCGTCGCCGTACTTCGGCATCGAGGCGGGTGTCGACTTCCTCGGGGGCAAGGACTACTACGGCGACCGCCGCGGTGAGGTGAACTTCAGCGTCAGCGGCCTCGTTTTCGTGAACCCGCGCTCGCGCGTGCAGGTGTACTTCCCGCTCGGCGTCGACTGGGCCACCGCCAGCATCAACCGCGATGGCTCGCGGTCACCCGGCTGGTCCGACAGCCGCTACTACTACTTCGGCGGGCACGCGGGCGTCGGGCTGGAGTTCCGCGTCGCACGTCACTTCGCCTTGAACCTCGCGATGATCGGTTTCATCCGCGGCCGCACCGACGCGGGCAAAGAACGCAACCCGGAGTTCGTGGAAGCCGGCACCGGCCGCACGAGCAACACATCGGGCGGCGGTCTCTTTCAAGGCGGCATGACGATTTACTTTTAG
- the lnt gene encoding apolipoprotein N-acyltransferase has translation MARRRRLILFSLACLSGAFFACASPPFDLVSALWFGMAAFAYSLQECAEAAVPFSWFRGGLLGLGFGIGANVVALRFVPGVITRFTPLPYSVGIVALVLLAASQALRWVVAAWAWNALTRRHERWRVPRPVAFAVAVYIGTWVPVIFPWNPAGGATLHPELVQLADTIGERGVSALMALSAGFLAVAVRQRQLRTAWAALALPALMYLHGRVRMGEIDALRARAKTATVALVQPSVEATERWDRTRARHILTLLTELTQRAERDGAELTIWHESAYPYEMAHASRRAPMASWTMLQPGVHGPVLTGLVLRDGGPPLAAADFQRSETERFNSAIVAHGDGTLSQPYDKLHLLWFGETVPLADAIPWIRRTFARGLGLTPGTSQVVLDVGKVRATVLICFEDTLPAAGREAMALAPNLLVNVTNDAWFTAGEAESTESELHLRMAVMRSIEGRRDMVRAVNFGPTSWVDAAGRVRGRYASITPGVLLATPALLETPATLYTRFGDLPFALVLVAGTAAFAWAAARRPR, from the coding sequence TTGGCGCGACGCCGTCGGCTGATCCTATTTTCGCTTGCTTGTCTTAGCGGCGCGTTCTTCGCGTGCGCGTCGCCGCCGTTCGATCTGGTCAGCGCCCTTTGGTTCGGGATGGCGGCCTTCGCGTACTCGTTGCAAGAGTGCGCGGAGGCCGCCGTTCCCTTTTCGTGGTTTCGCGGTGGCCTGCTCGGACTCGGCTTCGGCATCGGCGCCAATGTGGTGGCGCTGCGCTTCGTGCCCGGTGTGATCACGCGCTTTACGCCGCTCCCGTACTCCGTCGGCATCGTGGCGCTGGTGCTGCTTGCGGCGTCGCAGGCGCTGCGCTGGGTCGTCGCAGCATGGGCGTGGAATGCCCTGACGCGGCGGCATGAGCGATGGCGGGTGCCGCGGCCCGTCGCGTTTGCGGTGGCGGTGTACATCGGCACCTGGGTGCCGGTCATCTTTCCGTGGAACCCCGCGGGCGGTGCCACATTGCATCCCGAGTTGGTCCAGCTGGCCGACACCATCGGCGAACGAGGCGTGAGCGCATTGATGGCGCTCTCCGCGGGCTTTCTCGCCGTGGCCGTGCGGCAGCGGCAACTGCGCACCGCATGGGCGGCGCTCGCATTGCCGGCGCTGATGTACCTCCACGGGCGCGTCCGCATGGGCGAGATCGACGCGCTGCGTGCCCGAGCAAAGACGGCCACGGTGGCCCTCGTGCAGCCGTCCGTCGAGGCGACGGAGCGCTGGGACCGAACGCGCGCGCGCCACATTCTCACGCTGCTGACCGAGCTCACGCAGCGCGCGGAGCGGGACGGGGCCGAGCTCACGATTTGGCACGAGTCGGCCTACCCTTACGAGATGGCTCACGCCTCACGACGCGCGCCCATGGCGTCGTGGACCATGCTGCAGCCCGGCGTGCACGGGCCCGTGCTCACGGGGCTCGTGCTGCGCGACGGAGGTCCGCCGCTCGCGGCGGCCGACTTTCAACGCAGCGAAACGGAGCGCTTCAACTCCGCCATCGTGGCCCACGGCGATGGGACCCTCTCGCAGCCGTACGACAAGCTGCACTTGCTCTGGTTCGGCGAGACGGTGCCGCTCGCCGACGCGATCCCCTGGATCCGGCGCACCTTCGCGCGCGGCCTGGGGCTGACGCCGGGCACGTCGCAGGTGGTGCTCGACGTCGGAAAGGTGCGCGCCACCGTGCTCATTTGCTTCGAGGACACCTTGCCGGCCGCCGGCCGCGAGGCCATGGCCCTCGCGCCGAATCTGCTGGTCAACGTCACCAACGACGCATGGTTCACGGCCGGTGAGGCCGAGAGCACCGAGAGCGAGCTGCACCTGCGCATGGCCGTCATGCGATCCATCGAAGGGCGCCGCGACATGGTGCGCGCGGTGAACTTCGGTCCCACGAGCTGGGTCGATGCCGCCGGGCGCGTGCGCGGCCGTTACGCGAGCATCACGCCGGGCGTGCTCCTCGCCACACCGGCGTTGCTGGAAACGCCGGCCACGCTGTACACGCGGTTCGGCGATCTGCCATTCGCGCTGGTGCTCGTCGCCGGCACCGCAGCCTTCGCCTGGGCGGCGGCTAGGCGCCCGCGATGA
- a CDS encoding NAD(P)-dependent alcohol dehydrogenase codes for MKAWVIEDKFGIDALKLVERETPKPGPGEVLLRVRAVSLNYRDLAFVEGLASPQHPRPLIPASDAAGEVAAVGDGVTRVKVGDRVVTHFSNWLGGRATHARMYGATPGGSYDLSFGTPHQGVLSEYTSFSAERLVHFPEHLSFEEASTLPIAALTAWHSLFLNESPLKAGETVLVQGTGGVAIFAIQLARAAGARVIVTSSSDEKLARAREIGAHEGINYKKNPDWDVRALELTGGQGVDIVVDVTGSELGRSIHAVRAGGQVSVVGVLAGITAKLDIYPLLTKKARLQGIFTGSRDHFEDLNRAIAQHRLRPVVDRVVPFEKAREAFGQLRSNQFVGKIVIAGA; via the coding sequence ATGAAAGCTTGGGTTATCGAGGACAAGTTCGGCATCGATGCATTGAAGCTCGTGGAACGCGAGACCCCCAAACCGGGCCCCGGCGAAGTGCTCCTTCGCGTGCGTGCCGTCTCGCTCAACTACCGCGACCTGGCGTTCGTGGAGGGGCTAGCCAGCCCGCAGCACCCGCGCCCGTTGATTCCGGCTTCCGACGCCGCCGGCGAGGTTGCCGCCGTCGGGGACGGCGTAACGCGCGTAAAGGTCGGCGACCGTGTGGTCACGCACTTCTCGAATTGGCTCGGAGGAAGGGCGACGCACGCGCGCATGTATGGCGCCACCCCGGGTGGTTCGTACGATCTTTCATTCGGTACGCCGCACCAAGGCGTGCTCTCCGAGTACACGTCCTTTTCCGCCGAGCGGCTGGTGCACTTCCCCGAACACCTGTCCTTCGAGGAGGCTTCGACGTTGCCGATCGCCGCCCTCACCGCATGGCACTCGCTGTTCCTGAACGAGTCGCCGCTCAAGGCGGGCGAGACGGTGCTGGTGCAAGGCACGGGGGGCGTTGCGATCTTTGCCATCCAGCTCGCGCGGGCCGCCGGTGCTCGGGTCATCGTGACCTCCAGCAGCGACGAGAAACTCGCACGCGCCCGCGAGATCGGCGCGCACGAGGGCATCAATTACAAGAAGAACCCCGACTGGGACGTCCGGGCGCTGGAGCTTACGGGAGGGCAGGGCGTCGACATCGTCGTGGACGTGACGGGCAGTGAGCTTGGACGATCCATTCACGCCGTGCGCGCGGGCGGGCAGGTGAGCGTCGTGGGCGTGCTCGCGGGGATCACGGCCAAGTTGGACATCTATCCGCTCTTGACGAAGAAGGCGCGCCTTCAGGGCATTTTCACCGGCAGCCGCGACCACTTCGAGGATCTGAATCGCGCGATCGCGCAGCATCGCTTGCGGCCGGTGGTCGACCGTGTCGTTCCCTTCGAGAAGGCGCGCGAGGCGTTCGGGCAGCTGCGGAGCAATCAGTTCGTGGGCAAGATCGTCATCGCGGGCGCCTAG
- a CDS encoding LysR family transcriptional regulator yields the protein MGTLAGIEFFTATVEAGSFASAARKLGVTASAVSRRVAQLERELGVPLLSRTTRSLSLTEDGRAFHERCVRILGELREAHDAMARASRKPSGLLRVEVPVALGHAVITPKVPRFLERYPEIRLELTMRDQFVDPVAEGIDVLVRIGPPGESSLIARRLGASQIVPCGAPTYLARRGTPKSPSDLAEHDCIGYLRDGRPDPWRFEAADGTTMAVDIKGPYHANDAAAGYLAALEGRGLIALLDFVVKDAIARGDLVPVLEDFPMLTRPIHALYPKNRHLLPKVRVFLDFIVELFQSAEHVGGPRISRSSERREALRR from the coding sequence GTGGGCACCCTCGCGGGTATCGAGTTCTTCACCGCCACCGTCGAAGCGGGCAGCTTTGCCTCCGCCGCGCGCAAACTCGGCGTCACGGCCTCCGCGGTCAGCCGGCGGGTGGCCCAACTCGAACGCGAGCTCGGGGTGCCGCTCCTTTCGCGCACCACGCGCTCACTCAGCCTGACGGAAGACGGCCGCGCCTTTCATGAGCGGTGCGTGCGCATCCTCGGGGAGCTGCGCGAGGCACACGATGCGATGGCACGCGCGAGTCGAAAGCCCTCGGGGCTCTTACGCGTCGAGGTCCCTGTCGCGCTCGGGCATGCCGTCATCACGCCCAAGGTGCCGCGGTTTCTCGAAAGATACCCCGAGATCCGGCTCGAGCTCACGATGCGCGACCAATTCGTCGATCCCGTGGCGGAGGGCATCGACGTGCTCGTGCGCATTGGCCCGCCGGGGGAATCGTCGCTCATCGCGCGCCGCCTTGGCGCGAGCCAAATCGTCCCGTGCGGTGCCCCCACGTACCTCGCACGACGCGGCACGCCAAAGAGCCCCAGCGACCTCGCCGAGCACGATTGCATCGGTTACCTCCGCGATGGGCGCCCCGATCCATGGCGCTTCGAGGCAGCCGACGGCACCACCATGGCCGTCGACATCAAAGGGCCTTACCACGCCAACGATGCTGCGGCGGGCTACCTCGCCGCCCTCGAGGGACGAGGGCTCATTGCGCTGCTCGACTTCGTCGTGAAGGACGCCATCGCGCGAGGCGACCTCGTTCCCGTCCTCGAGGACTTCCCCATGCTGACGCGCCCCATTCACGCGCTCTATCCAAAGAACCGGCACCTCTTGCCCAAAGTGCGGGTTTTTCTCGATTTTATCGTCGAGCTATTCCAGAGCGCCGAACATGTTGGCGGACCGAGGATTTCAAGGAGTTCCGAGCGTCGCGAGGCGCTCCGACGATAA
- a CDS encoding HU family DNA-binding protein — MANKRMTKAQVISEIAEFSELDKKSVSRVFDGLTELIKKQLSSRGPGEFVIPGLLKLKAVKKPATKDRPGINPFTKQPITIKGKPASKKIRASALKALKDLIQ; from the coding sequence ATGGCGAATAAGCGGATGACCAAGGCGCAAGTGATTTCCGAGATTGCCGAGTTCTCGGAGCTCGACAAGAAGAGCGTCTCTCGGGTGTTTGATGGCCTCACGGAACTCATCAAGAAGCAACTCAGCTCGCGCGGTCCCGGCGAGTTCGTGATCCCGGGCCTGCTCAAGCTCAAGGCCGTCAAGAAGCCGGCCACGAAGGACCGCCCCGGCATCAACCCGTTCACGAAGCAGCCGATCACGATCAAGGGCAAGCCGGCCTCCAAGAAGATCCGCGCTTCCGCCCTCAAGGCCCTCAAGGACCTCATTCAGTAA